A stretch of DNA from Methylobacterium sp. CB376:
GGCCCCACTTCTCCCGGTACTGCTGAGGCGTGAGTCCCCGCCCCGTCAGGTGCCGCTTGAGCGACTTGTAAGGCCGCCCGTCCTCCAAGCTGATGATCGCGTCCGGGGTGATGGTCTTCTTGATTGGCATCAATGGCGTGAGCTTCACCGGCTCCGGCTCCGCCGGCTTCCCAAAGCTGCTCAGTGTCCCATGGATGCTCTTGATCAGGTCCGGCAGGTCAGCAGGTCGGACGTTGTTGTGCGACACGAAGGACGAGACGATGTCGCTGACCAGCTCGATATGGCCAGGGGCGGCTTCTTCACTCATCAAGTGTTCCTATGCGAGAAAACTCGGACAGAGTGATACTTAATCGTCTGCCTGTCAACTTGCCTGACAGGTCAGCGCAAAATTCTCGCCTGCATCGGCGCCGTGCCCACTAAGTACAGTGCTGATGTGGGGCGGCAGAAAGGGGCAGAGCTTGAGGCCCTGTTTCCTCCTCGGGAGCACGGTCGCAAGCCGGGCGGAGAGGCGTCGGCGGCACCTTCCGCCCAACCACGAGGGAGGGGCCGCACGATGCCAATGCTCCTCAGGCCGCGGGCGGCGCGGCGGGGATGCACGGCGATCTCAGGAAACGGCAGGTCGGCCGAGAGGCGCTCAGTCGGGATGACAGGCCGTGGCGACTGCGGGGCGGTTCACGTTCGGCAGAGACTACGTAGGCCTAGGAACGGTCAAGATTGTTGGAAGTTGATGGCCCGTTGCGCGATCGCACGTGTGATTGGCCGGAAGCACACTCCTGCCCATCCAACCGCTGCGCCTCGGCTTGGCATCAAAGTTAAGGAAAACAAGCCGTGCCAAAGATATTGATGATCGACGAGCACAGCGTTTATAGGTCCGGACTTCGCACCCTTATTCCAATCAAGATTGAGGCGGCCACCATATTTGATGTTCCGTCGATCAAGAATGTTGACGATCGAGCGGGATTTGATCTTGTTCTATTAGACGCCGGAATATTCGATCGCGAATGCGCCCTGTTCATGAAGGAGGTGCGAACAGCAAGTCCCAATACCCGCTTCGCTTTGATGTCGCAGTCACGCGCCCGTTCCGATGTGATTGAGGCTATCTCAACAGGATTTCACGGCTTCATTTGCAAGATGGATCCCGAAGCAGATTTATTCGCAGCCATTAAGGACCTGCTTTCAGGTCGTATTTATGTCCCTCGGTGGGTTGCTGATGATGACGGCGGCAATAATGAAATTTTAGCTCTTGAAATCTCACCAATGGAGCGCCTAAAGATCACAGCTCGTCAACGTGAGATCTTGTATTTGCTAGCTCAAGGAATGTCAAACAAGGAAATTTCTAGAATTCTCCAGATTGCCGAAGGGACGGCGAAAATTCATACGACTGCACTCCTGCGGGCACTCGGGGCGCGCAACCGAACTGAAGCGGCAACCGTGGCCGTAAAGCTGCTCGGCTCGGCGCCGCAGGCGATGAAAACAGCCGGCGGTCGCATCGCTCTTGATAAAGTGCAGAATGTACGCGCAAGGCCATGGTCTCACATATTTGGGTGAGCGTTGGTTCCTGAGAGGCGAGAACCGCTGAAGCCCCGCCTTCGCCGCCTTTTAGCTCACCGTCAGCCTGGACGGTCGCTCTAGCACTACTTTGGCAGGTTGAAGGAACGAGCGGCCGGAGCGGAGGGTTTGCCTGGTAGGATGGTCCAGCGCGGATGGTCGCGATGGCAGCAGGCGACTGGCATGGAGACCTGTCCCGCTGGCTCCAGCCGTTCCTGACGGCCCTGTCGCATCCCGCCCGCCGCGCGATGTGCCCGCAGTGCTAGGGCGTGTCTGATCCATCATGGAAGCGAGGAGCGGCGGCACCTCCTGCCTGTACTCAGCCAGTACCTGCCTCGCCTTCGACAATGTGATTTCGGTCTCATTGCATTGCCGTTCTCTTCGTCAATGAACAGCTGTGATCTAGTACCTTTTCCGCGGCGCTATATTTCTGGCGGTAAGCTAGGAGGTATAAATCACCTCGTACGCCATTCGTTGCACTCACAGCAGCGAAGGTCACATCACTGAGAGAACCTGAACTCCCTGGCAGCTTTGTAAGCTCTGCAAAAGGGTTGAAGATTTGCACATCCGGGGCCTCAACCCTCATGGCATACAAAGGGCTTCCTTGAACTATCATCGGAAGGCGCGTCCAGGCTCTTCGAATGCCCTGAGCATACCGTTGAAGCGCTACCTGTATGCTCGGCTTGAGGCAATCCACGTGGATGTGGAGCTGATCCTGACTGCGTCCGCTTGTCGAGTTCACGGCCAGACCAACGTCGTCGATCGGCAGCTCACCCTTGAGGACCTCAGTCACGGTACTGCGAGCCGTCAGCGCAGCTCGCCAGTAGGCGTTGCCCGTAGAGGTTTGCAGCTCAGGTGCCTCGAGGCCAACGACACTCGCAGTCGGCATAACGACGAGGTGAGTGCGCTGGCCGGGCGCACGCAGAACCGCCGTCCCGGGCCGGGCTCCATCGCCGAGATCGACAGAGAGGCAGGGGAACGCTCCGCCCGTGGTCTTCTTGGCAAGGATGCAGCCCTGCAGGGCAACCCAGAGAACGTCACGCGGAGCACCGGCCGCCGCGCCTACTCCCGCCGTTATCAGCGCGACCGCGAGCAGGGCGGCCTGAAGCGAATGTGCAGGTTTCACTTGGGGCGGCTCTCGGATCTAAGACGGTCAGCGTGGTTCATGCGTGGCCGCTCTGCTCCGAGAAGATGCGCCGGGCCTCAGCCCGCAACACGTCCAGCTCATCCTGCAGCCCGTTGATCTGCCCCTCCAGCTAGTCGAGCGTTACGCACTCTGCGGTCAGGCAGACAACCTCTTCGTTCGGTCCTGAAGTGCCGGCGACGGCAACGGACACACGAGCTGGCATCGTCGTCGTGGCAGGCTCAACGTAGAGAGTGACAGTCCCGAGCTGGCGCATGGTGCAGTCTCCGTTCATTGCTCGTCCTGAGTGCCGTCTGCACGCTCGCGCGCTTCACCCTCGCCGGCCGTTCTGGCTCGGATCTGATCCATGATGGGAGCCAGCAGCGAAGGCACCTCTTGGCCGTACTCAGCCAGGAGCTGGCTGGCTTTGGCCAAAGCGTGAATGTGCCCATCCGGAATGGGCCGTTCGGCCATGTGGTCGCTCAGCACGCGCTCGGCGAGCTGGTTCGCGAGCCGGGAGACCTCGGCGAGGCGCTCTGGCGGGGGCTGTCCGTCCGTCATTGCAGGCTGCCTCCGCTTCTCGGTCCTGCGGCTCGCGTCAGCTCGATCATCTTTTCTCGATACCCGCGCTCCATCGCGCTCCAGAGTTCGCTCCAGTGCTCACCGTCGGGGTCAGCACCTCGTGCCCTGATCATATCCCGCGCGGAAAGATCTATCCGGCTCAGCGCAGCATCGGCTTTCGCCTCGACACCGGCGATCGACCAATCAGGGGCAGCCGTGATCCTGTGAAAGGTATCCTCCGCCACCTGTGCCGCGAGCCCACGCCCTAAGAGGACGAATTCTTCAAGAGTTTCGGGCTCCATCGGCTCGCCTGGGGTGCCCTGAGTCTTATCGCGGCGGCCGCTCATCAGCGCCTCAGTGCTCGTTGCGAGTGTCATCCTCACGATTGCGGAACCGGATCCCGGCGCCGCCGCCATTCTCGGAGATGAACTACAGGCCGGATGGTTACTCATCCTCGTCTAACGCTCGGCCGCGCCGGACTGGTGGGGCTTCAGGGTAGACGAAGCGGCGCGACACCCAACCTTCGACCTTCCTGTAGCGCACGAAGATCCAGTTCCCGTTCA
This window harbors:
- a CDS encoding MucR family transcriptional regulator, which gives rise to MSEEAAPGHIELVSDIVSSFVSHNNVRPADLPDLIKSIHGTLSSFGKPAEPEPVKLTPLMPIKKTITPDAIISLEDGRPYKSLKRHLTGRGLTPQQYREKWGLPPNYPMVAASYAASRSELAKQIGLGQSRKPAAEKRAASDAKVSARAEPKKGRGRPRKADS
- a CDS encoding LuxR C-terminal-related transcriptional regulator, whose protein sequence is MIDEHSVYRSGLRTLIPIKIEAATIFDVPSIKNVDDRAGFDLVLLDAGIFDRECALFMKEVRTASPNTRFALMSQSRARSDVIEAISTGFHGFICKMDPEADLFAAIKDLLSGRIYVPRWVADDDGGNNEILALEISPMERLKITARQREILYLLAQGMSNKEISRILQIAEGTAKIHTTALLRALGARNRTEAATVAVKLLGSAPQAMKTAGGRIALDKVQNVRARPWSHIFG
- a CDS encoding CDP-diacylglycerol diphosphatase, translated to MKPAHSLQAALLAVALITAGVGAAAGAPRDVLWVALQGCILAKKTTGGAFPCLSVDLGDGARPGTAVLRAPGQRTHLVVMPTASVVGLEAPELQTSTGNAYWRAALTARSTVTEVLKGELPIDDVGLAVNSTSGRSQDQLHIHVDCLKPSIQVALQRYAQGIRRAWTRLPMIVQGSPLYAMRVEAPDVQIFNPFAELTKLPGSSGSLSDVTFAAVSATNGVRGDLYLLAYRQKYSAAEKVLDHSCSLTKRTAMQ